In Roseisolibacter agri, a genomic segment contains:
- a CDS encoding M14 family metallopeptidase has product MPLRRPGRPAVAALLALSAALASRPAVLAAQPPIGAAVRDSLRDDRAFSFEARGPYRPAVPRPEALLGYRLGDRNTQYAEQERVLLAIAAAAPERVRVEEIGATHEGRRMRLFVASSPENIARLDEIRRDLDRIADPRAGSAAEIDALAARTPAVVWISESVHGNESPGFESGMQLLYQLAASDEPATVAALRNAIVVLNPSSNPDGHERFSVWYNSVARRDPANQSFEHDEPWSIQGRFNHYRFDLNRDVIASTQPEVQAIMRGMLRWHPQVAVDQHGQVSTYFFPPAARPVNEHIGAESEKWLTRIGRANAAAFDRYGWQYYVRSYFDLYYPGYWDTWPSLTGATGMTYETDGGGWKGLLWEREDGSKLSFRDGIAKHWVSAMSTVEATAAGARERVADYLAFRRRAVEDGRAGRVRRYAFSSERDPLRAAELAAALLRAGIEVRRADAPFQSARAHAYGQGTAAGDAAAARRFGAGTYVVDLAQPQGRLARAILEPAPVLDPEFQRLQEQRFARNQRRGSAGFKEQYEFYDITAWSLPVAFGVEAWWTEDAAPVTGALLALPDAGRPGPALASATAGAAAPIALTGPAASTFSEASPGSELLAAPLGGGVTGGTRAQSAYVFGPERTNASRLAWQLLAHGVRVTVVTDSTEAGGRLWPRGTFVVRTSRNDTTVHALVDRLAREAGVEVTPVASAFTERAKLGIGAEQVVALKRPRVAVVGDEGVSQTAFGALWWTLDRRYGVDFTHLNWRSMPGALSRFDVVVLPDAYGVGDFVGKDAVDRLKAWVRAGGTLVAMGNAAAWAAREDVGLTTARRVGEDAKPDTAGKADSARAARARADTSAEARELLAATSPGATPDAAEWLPGSHFDVVLDRTHWLTYGYEQPRLTALVTGDSFFRLSRDGSNVAVFPARGPMHRAGFQWPGNTERLMRNAALVLEEPLGGGHVVLFGNDPTFRGWWRAWDRMVLNALLLGPSF; this is encoded by the coding sequence ATGCCCCTGCGACGTCCCGGCCGCCCCGCGGTGGCCGCCCTGCTGGCGCTGTCCGCCGCGCTCGCATCCCGCCCCGCGGTGCTCGCCGCGCAGCCGCCCATCGGCGCCGCCGTGCGCGACTCGCTGCGCGACGACCGCGCCTTCTCGTTCGAGGCGCGCGGCCCCTATCGCCCCGCCGTCCCCCGCCCCGAGGCGCTCCTCGGCTACCGCCTGGGCGACCGCAACACGCAGTACGCCGAGCAGGAGCGCGTGCTGCTCGCCATCGCGGCCGCGGCGCCCGAGCGGGTGCGCGTGGAGGAGATCGGCGCCACGCACGAGGGGCGGCGGATGCGGCTCTTCGTCGCGTCGAGCCCCGAGAACATCGCGCGCCTCGACGAGATCCGGCGCGACCTCGATCGCATCGCCGACCCGCGCGCGGGAAGCGCCGCGGAGATCGACGCGCTGGCCGCGCGCACGCCGGCCGTGGTGTGGATCAGCGAGAGCGTGCACGGCAACGAGTCGCCCGGCTTCGAGAGCGGGATGCAGCTGCTCTACCAGCTGGCCGCGAGCGACGAGCCGGCGACGGTCGCCGCGCTGCGCAACGCGATCGTCGTGCTGAACCCGAGCTCGAACCCCGACGGCCACGAGCGCTTCAGCGTCTGGTACAACTCGGTGGCGCGCCGCGACCCGGCCAACCAGAGCTTCGAGCACGACGAGCCCTGGTCGATCCAGGGGCGCTTCAACCACTACCGGTTCGACCTGAACCGCGACGTCATCGCCAGCACGCAGCCCGAGGTGCAGGCGATCATGCGCGGCATGCTGCGCTGGCATCCGCAGGTGGCGGTGGACCAGCACGGCCAGGTGAGCACGTACTTCTTCCCGCCCGCCGCGCGCCCCGTGAACGAGCACATCGGGGCCGAGTCGGAGAAGTGGCTGACGCGCATCGGCCGCGCGAACGCCGCCGCGTTCGACCGCTACGGCTGGCAGTACTACGTGCGCTCCTACTTCGACCTGTACTACCCGGGCTACTGGGACACCTGGCCGTCGCTCACCGGCGCGACCGGGATGACGTACGAGACCGACGGCGGCGGGTGGAAGGGGCTGCTGTGGGAGCGCGAGGACGGCTCCAAGCTCTCGTTCCGCGACGGGATCGCGAAGCACTGGGTGTCGGCGATGTCGACCGTCGAGGCGACGGCGGCGGGCGCGCGCGAGCGCGTCGCCGACTACCTCGCCTTCCGCCGCCGCGCCGTCGAGGACGGGCGCGCGGGGCGCGTGCGGCGCTACGCCTTCTCGTCGGAGCGCGATCCGCTGCGCGCCGCCGAGCTGGCGGCCGCGCTGCTGCGCGCGGGGATCGAGGTGCGGCGCGCCGACGCGCCGTTCCAGAGCGCGCGCGCGCACGCCTACGGCCAGGGCACGGCGGCGGGCGACGCGGCGGCGGCGCGCCGCTTCGGTGCCGGTACGTACGTCGTGGATCTCGCGCAGCCGCAGGGGCGCCTCGCGCGCGCGATCCTCGAGCCGGCGCCGGTGCTCGATCCCGAGTTCCAGCGGCTGCAGGAGCAGCGCTTCGCACGCAACCAGCGGCGCGGGAGCGCGGGCTTCAAGGAGCAGTACGAGTTCTACGACATCACCGCGTGGTCGCTGCCGGTGGCGTTCGGCGTCGAGGCGTGGTGGACCGAGGACGCCGCGCCGGTGACGGGCGCGCTGCTCGCGCTCCCGGATGCGGGGCGCCCCGGTCCGGCGCTCGCGTCGGCGACGGCCGGCGCCGCGGCGCCGATCGCGCTCACCGGTCCCGCCGCGTCGACCTTCAGCGAGGCGTCGCCCGGCAGCGAGCTGCTGGCGGCGCCGCTGGGCGGCGGCGTGACGGGCGGCACGCGCGCGCAGAGCGCGTACGTGTTCGGCCCCGAGCGCACCAACGCGTCGCGCCTCGCGTGGCAGCTGCTCGCGCACGGCGTGCGCGTCACCGTGGTCACCGACAGCACGGAGGCCGGCGGGCGGCTGTGGCCGCGCGGGACCTTCGTCGTGCGCACGTCGCGCAACGACACCACCGTGCACGCGCTGGTCGATCGGCTGGCGCGCGAGGCGGGCGTCGAGGTGACGCCGGTGGCGAGCGCCTTCACCGAGCGCGCGAAGCTCGGCATCGGCGCGGAGCAGGTCGTGGCGCTGAAGCGGCCGCGCGTGGCGGTCGTCGGCGACGAGGGCGTGTCGCAGACGGCGTTCGGCGCGCTCTGGTGGACGCTCGACCGCCGCTACGGCGTCGACTTCACGCACCTCAACTGGCGGTCGATGCCGGGCGCGCTGTCGCGCTTCGACGTCGTGGTCCTCCCCGACGCGTACGGCGTGGGCGACTTCGTCGGCAAGGACGCCGTCGATCGCCTGAAGGCGTGGGTGCGCGCCGGCGGGACGCTGGTCGCGATGGGCAACGCCGCGGCGTGGGCGGCGCGCGAGGACGTGGGGCTCACCACGGCGCGCCGCGTCGGCGAGGACGCGAAGCCGGACACCGCCGGAAAGGCCGACTCCGCGCGCGCCGCGCGTGCGCGCGCCGACACGTCGGCCGAGGCGCGCGAGCTGCTCGCGGCCACGAGCCCCGGCGCGACGCCCGACGCGGCCGAGTGGCTGCCGGGGAGCCACTTCGACGTGGTGCTCGACCGCACGCACTGGCTCACGTACGGCTACGAGCAGCCGCGCCTCACCGCGCTGGTCACCGGCGA
- a CDS encoding TonB-dependent receptor → MPAASLRASSGRISAAAPVVLALLAVSTVSRTGTAQPAVARVVGGVAGRVVDTAGVPLADVRVRLVELGRTRVTGADGQWRFSAVAPGSYTLSVSRLGHVPETRRVAVPGDGRDLDVVLRAARVQLAAVQVTATTGATRAQDSPQPTAVMEGAELRTSQGAALGETLEQVPGVRSLSMTTGIGKPVIRGMTHYRVVTLDNGQRSETQAWGHDHSPNVETATAERVEVIKGPSSVLYGSDALGGVVNVIAPPVPDALDGAAFVRGRASTLYNHNVRGTDGTLSVEGARGGLGARMALTARSSGAMRTPAGVLANTDNRAVATEGALGWRGVRGTVTARYAGRDERIEIFDDPATSPGYTGFQRIGTYRATVEATLPLGGARLQANAGYEQNLRREFAGAAAVSPDLGLFVRNWTAFAHLHHAPVGPFSGTLGVSGMTSRFQNRGSRTLIPGSDSRTAAVYAFEQAELGRWRTTFGARLDHRTLATDGDATIGVPGQRRAFPALTGSAGVLYRLSAPVALVANVARGFRAPAAPDLWANGFHEGTRAFERGQPDLDVETSLNTEAGVRINASTLTAEVTGYVNRVRDYIYLRPFGTGRGLFDSLQVVQGDARLVGVEGRAAYRPLSFVTLQLSGDWVHGENVTAGVPLTFIPPPRLVYGLRVERERAWRGLRGLYATASAETNARQSRIDPRDLAPPGYTVTTLGAGAMRMLPRGPLTVDLTLRNALDVRYRSFMSRYKAFADAPGRAAILRVGAPL, encoded by the coding sequence ATGCCCGCCGCCAGTCTGCGCGCCTCCAGCGGTCGCATCTCCGCGGCCGCGCCCGTGGTCCTCGCGCTGCTCGCCGTGTCCACGGTCTCGCGCACGGGGACCGCACAGCCGGCCGTCGCGCGGGTCGTCGGCGGTGTGGCGGGCCGCGTCGTGGACACGGCCGGCGTCCCGCTCGCCGACGTGCGCGTCCGCCTCGTGGAGCTGGGCCGCACGCGCGTCACCGGCGCGGACGGCCAGTGGCGCTTCTCGGCCGTCGCGCCGGGCTCGTACACGCTGAGCGTCTCACGTCTGGGGCACGTGCCGGAGACGCGGCGCGTCGCGGTGCCGGGCGACGGGCGTGACCTGGACGTCGTGCTGCGCGCCGCGCGCGTGCAGCTGGCCGCGGTGCAGGTCACCGCGACGACCGGCGCGACGCGCGCCCAGGATTCGCCGCAGCCGACCGCCGTCATGGAGGGCGCCGAGCTGCGCACGAGCCAGGGCGCCGCGCTCGGCGAGACGCTGGAGCAGGTGCCCGGCGTCCGCAGCCTCTCGATGACGACCGGCATCGGCAAGCCGGTCATCCGCGGCATGACGCACTACCGCGTCGTGACGCTCGACAACGGGCAGCGCAGCGAGACGCAGGCGTGGGGACACGACCACTCGCCCAACGTCGAGACCGCGACGGCCGAGCGGGTGGAGGTGATCAAGGGGCCGTCGAGCGTGCTGTACGGATCGGACGCGCTGGGTGGCGTGGTGAACGTGATCGCGCCGCCGGTGCCCGACGCGCTGGACGGCGCCGCCTTCGTGCGTGGGCGCGCGAGCACGCTCTACAACCACAACGTGCGCGGCACCGACGGCACCCTGAGCGTCGAGGGCGCGCGCGGCGGGCTGGGGGCACGCATGGCGCTCACCGCGCGCAGCAGCGGCGCGATGCGCACGCCGGCGGGCGTGCTCGCCAACACCGACAACCGCGCCGTCGCCACCGAGGGCGCGCTCGGCTGGCGCGGCGTGCGCGGCACGGTGACCGCGCGCTACGCGGGCCGCGACGAGCGCATCGAGATCTTCGACGATCCCGCGACGAGCCCCGGCTACACGGGCTTCCAGCGCATCGGCACGTACCGCGCGACGGTCGAGGCGACGCTGCCGCTGGGCGGCGCGCGCCTGCAGGCCAACGCCGGCTACGAGCAGAACCTGCGGCGCGAGTTCGCGGGTGCGGCCGCGGTCTCGCCCGACCTCGGGCTGTTCGTGCGCAACTGGACGGCGTTCGCGCACCTGCACCACGCGCCGGTCGGTCCGTTCTCCGGCACGCTCGGCGTGTCGGGGATGACGAGCCGCTTCCAGAACCGCGGCAGCAGGACGCTGATCCCTGGGAGCGACTCGCGCACGGCCGCCGTGTACGCGTTCGAGCAGGCGGAGCTCGGGCGCTGGCGCACGACGTTCGGCGCGCGCCTCGACCACCGCACGCTGGCGACGGACGGCGACGCGACCATCGGCGTGCCCGGGCAGCGGCGCGCGTTCCCCGCGCTGACGGGAAGCGCGGGCGTGCTGTACCGACTTTCCGCGCCGGTCGCGCTGGTGGCGAACGTCGCCCGCGGCTTCCGCGCGCCGGCCGCGCCGGACCTGTGGGCGAACGGCTTCCACGAGGGCACGCGCGCGTTCGAGCGCGGGCAGCCGGACCTCGACGTCGAGACGTCGCTCAACACGGAGGCGGGCGTGCGCATCAATGCCTCCACGCTGACCGCCGAGGTGACCGGCTACGTCAACCGCGTGCGGGACTACATCTACCTGCGGCCGTTCGGCACGGGGCGCGGGCTGTTCGACTCGCTGCAGGTGGTGCAGGGCGACGCGCGCCTGGTGGGCGTCGAGGGGCGGGCCGCGTATCGCCCGCTGTCGTTCGTCACGCTGCAGCTCTCGGGCGACTGGGTGCATGGCGAGAACGTGACGGCCGGCGTGCCGCTCACCTTCATCCCGCCGCCGCGCCTCGTGTACGGGCTGCGCGTGGAGCGCGAGCGTGCGTGGCGCGGCCTGCGTGGGCTCTACGCCACCGCGTCGGCGGAGACGAACGCGCGCCAGTCGCGCATCGACCCGCGCGACCTGGCGCCGCCGGGCTACACGGTCACCACCCTCGGCGCCGGTGCGATGCGGATGCTGCCACGCGGGCCGCTCACCGTGGACCTGACGCTCCGCAACGCGCTCGACGTGCGATACCGCAGCTTCATGAGCCGGTACAAGGCGTTCGCGGACGCGCCGGGAAGGGCGGCTATCCTGCGGGTCGGAGCTCCGCTGTAG